The DNA region GTTTCTGGTGTTCTGTGCCGACCTCAACCGTTCAGCCGTCTGTTGCGAAAAAGAAGGTCAGCAACTGGCTGACGGTATGACCGAACATTTCATGATCGCAACCATTGATGTGGCCCTGTTTGCCCAGAATGTCGTGGTGGCTGCTGAGTCTGAAGGACTGGGCATCTGTTATATTGGAGGCATTCGCAACAATCCGGCAAAAGTCAGTGAACTGATTAATCTTCCAAAGAATGTTTATCCGGTGTTTGGACTGTGCCTGGGCTATCCGGACCAGAACCCGGAGCTTAAGCCCCGCCTGCCTGTTGATATGGTGCTAATGGAAGAAGAGTATCAGCCTGTGGATGAACAGCTTCTGGCCGAATACGATGAAACCATGCGTCACTATTATCATCAGCGTACCAAAGGTAAGCTGAACCGGGTCTGGAGTCAGGACATGTCAGCCCTGCTTGGAAAGGAGTCTCGCCCACACATGAAAGCATTTCTTGCCAGCAAAGGCTTCAAGATGCGTTAAAGCGGTTTGAGAAAACAGCTCCCATGTGAAGTCATGGGAGCATTTTCTTAACGAACCATTACAGCCTCATTTCAATACCACGTTCTGCCATGTATTGCTTGGCTTCAGGAATCGAGTATTCCCCAAAGTGGAAAATACTCGCCGCCAGAACCGCATCCGCCTTACCTTTTTGAATACCATCCACCAGATGGTCCAGATTCCCTGCACCACCTGAAGCAATAACCGGAATAGTCAGTGCTTCGGAAATAGCCCGGGTGACGCCAAGGTCATAACCACTCTTCACACCGTCCTGATCCATACTGGTGAGCATGATTTCACCGGCTCCCAGCTGCTCCATTTTTATCGCCCACTCAACCGCATCAAACCCTGTAGGCTTGCGGCCACCGTGGGTAAAGATTTCCCAGCGGTCATCTTCGCCGGGCCGACTCACTTTCTTGGCATCGATTGCTACCACAATACATTGCGATCCAAAACGGTCGGCGGCTTCCTGAACAAACGCCGGATTAAAGACAGCTGCCGTATTGATGCTGACTTTGTCAGCTCCGGCATTGAGCATAATACGAATGTCTTCTACCTTGCGAATCCCGCCACCTACCGTCAGAGGAATAAACACTTCGCTGGCCATACGTTCCACCGTATGAACCGTTGTATCACGACCTTCATGAGTGGCAGTAATGTCCAGAAATCGTGATCTCATCAGCCCCTTCATCGTTATAACGGCGAGCGACTTCCACCGGGTCTCCGGCATCGCGAATATCCACAAACTGGACACCCTTCACCACCCGACCGTTTTCAACATCAAGACAGGGAATTATTCTTTTTGCTAAACCCATACACAGCCTTCAGTTTCTAATTCACAAACCGTACACAGAACGGATAGTGGTAATAATTCCCGCCACTGGCCTTAAGGCCAGCACGAATCATTAGCATCAACGCCAGAATAACTACCACCGGCACAAGGGGCAGTAGAAACAGCCCGACAATGATCATCTTCAGGGCAAACCACATCGCTGCCAGCAGGGTCAGGGATATCTGGAAGTTCAGCGCTTCCCTGCCATGATGGTCAAGATAAGCCGACTCATTGCGCTTGGTGAGCCAGATCAGCAGCGGCACAACAATGTTCATGCCCGGAATCATAAAACCCAGCAATGGCAACAGGTGTGCCAGCATGGCTATGTTCTTTTCATCCCGGCCCGGAGGTGGGTCCAGGTCCCTCATGGGAGGCCATTCATCCATTTTCAAAAGAACCGTTCAGGGAGTCCACTGTAAAAAGTTTTCCAGCAGTTTCAAACCACTGGCAGCACTTTTTTCCGGGTGAAACTGCACGGCAAAAATGGCATCTCTTGCCAGTGCAACATCAAAATTCACACCGTAGTCACAACGACCCACCGCAACCTCATCGTCAACGGCGTGAGCGTGGTAGCTGTGGACAAAATAAAACCGCGCGTTGTTTTCAATGCCTTCCCACAACGCATGGGGCTGATGCTGATCGACCATGCTCCAACCCATGTGGGGAACCTTCAGTTTCTCACCCGTAGTGCTTTTTAAGCCACGACCAAAGAACTTCACGTTTCCTGACATCACCCCCAGACATTCAACGCCGCCATTTTCTTCACTATGATCCAGCATGACCTGCATACCCACGCAAATACCCAGCAGCGGGCGTTCCGATGCCACAACTTCCCTGACAACGTCGTCTACACCTTTGTGTCGGATTTCTGCCATGCAGTCGCGAATCGCACCAACGCCCGGCAAGACAATCCGGTCTGCCTGCAGGATGGTTCCGGGGTCGCAGGTGACCACTACTCTGGTATCTCTACCTGCAACATGCTCCAGAGCTTTACTGGCTGAGTGCAGATTTCCCATTCCATAATCGATTACAGCCACTGTTTTCATGGTTTACAGCGAACCTTTGGTCGATGGCATCTGCCCGGACATACGGGGATCAAAGGTCAGAGCCATGCGCAAAGCCCGCCCAAACGCTTTGAAGACGGTCTCTATCTGGTGGTGAGAATTACGCCCGCGGAGGTTGTCGATGTGCAGGGTAACATTGGCATGATTAACAAAGCCCTGAAAAAACTCATAGAACAAATCAACGTCAAACTGACCAATATGAGAGCGGGTAAAATCAACATTGAACTCAAGACCAGGGCGACCTGAGAAATCGATCACAACCCTGGAAAGCGCCTCATCTAACGGCACATAAGAGTGTCCGTAACGGGTGATACCTTTTTTATCACCAATCGCTTTGGTAAATGCCTGCCCGAGAGTAATGCCTATGTCTTCAACGGTGTGATGGTCATCGATATGGTTATCACCATCGGCTTTTATATCAAGGTCAATCATGCCGTGGCGGGCAATCTGATCCATCATGTGTTCCAAAAATGGTACACCAGTATCAAACTGTCCTTTACCTGTACCATCAAGATTGATATCAACCCTGATTTTGGTTTCCAGCGTATTACGCTCTACGCTAGCTGTGCGCTTTGACATCAAAAACTCCGGTTCCTGTTTCTTTATCTGTCTGTTTTTATAACTGTCTGTTTTTGCAGGGCTGAATTTTTTATTTGCTTGTTTTTTTATTGATGCCTCCATAGCAGAGACCAGGTCATTATAGGCATTAAGCCCTTCACCGAAAACAGGCAGCCAAAACTATCTATCCCTGAGCTTGCCCCCTAGCCTGGCCCGTAGCAGCTATCATTCTTCCCGCACGTTTTCATACAACCCGCCCTTGAGCTTGCTTAACAGGTCATCCACCTTGCTGCGTTTTACCTGAACCAGCCTGCCGGTTAAAGGACGCTCGCGATCGTTCGACCAGTGCCTGGACCAGAAATCGGTCGTATCAATACACTGCTCAGGAAAATTAGTCAGGTTGAACTGTTTAGCCTGTTCAATGCAACCGGTCAGAAATTCGTCCACTTCTGACATCAGAATTGGATACTTACCTGCAGGCTCAAGTCTGGAGGCTTTCTGGGTCGTGTAGATCCAGAACTCGCCTTTTGAAGGAATCACCTGCCCGGCCATAGACGTGATGTTTTTACGGTCCAGGCGGGTTCTGCACATTCTGTGTTCGGTTCTGTCGTGTGTATCAATCATACCCGGCGTCGCCTCGACCAGAATGCCGTTCAACAGTTTTCCGACCTCAGGCACAACGCCAAGCGTCGTGTATTTGCCTTCTTCTTTAATGCGGGTCATCCAGCCACGCTGATAGCCACTGACCCACACAGGAAGCTGACTGTTGTACTTCTGCTTCATTTTTTGTTCTCTAAGACTTTCATGCATATTTCGCCCATACACCACTACATACTGAGGTTGTTTTTTATCCAGTACCGGAAAACAGTCTGTATTCAGCGCTTTCGTCTCAGGAGTAAATAAAAGACTTCCAGTCGCCAGCAAGCTGACAAGCAGAGAAACAACCGTTGCGCCCGGAACTTTCCTGAGAGTCCACATGACAAAATCCTCACCAAAGAACCTTAAACATAATAGCTGTTTAAATAGCGACCCAATAAAAAGCTGCGTTATGAGTAGCAAGAAAATGAAGCCTTGCTTACTTAGCCGGGGCTTTTCGCCTGACTCACAACATCTTGTGTGATAAAAATAATTCACACACAACTCTTGCATTCCATTTGCAAATCTGTTTTGTTAAGAGTAATGAATCAGAAGGATCTGGCTCATGCCTGGTCGAGTGCTGTTTACCTGTAAGCCACTCAGCCTTTCAGTCGTGGCTGCGCTTGCACCCCTGTCTGCCCCAGTGGCGGAGGCTTTACTGTTGCCTCCAAAACCTCTTGCCCTGAGTTCATCCTGGGACTGTAAATCCAACGCAAATAACGACTGGCTGTGTCGAAGAGATGCAACCAGTGACTACAGTCAGCCTCTCGAAGAGGTGGCCAGACAACGAAAATATCAGCCCGCACAAGCCCGTGAAGACTATCTATCCGCTAATGGAGAGCCATCAGCTAATAGAGAGTCATCAACTAATAGAGGGTACCTGCCAGCTCCGGAAGGCGGTCAATACCCACCACAGCAGGAATACAATCCGGCTTACCCTTCCTCTTCAAACAACAGTTTTCGTAATACTCCTTACCAGGCTCTCTATCAGCCTGCACCAGACTATCCTCAACCACCACCGGCAAGGCAATACCGGGAGTCTCCAGTTACCAGACTACCGTCCGAACAATTTTTACCCATCTCACACAAACAACCTGTAACCTTTGCGGAAGCAGAAAGCCAGAACCTGAACCGCCTGCTGAATGCTCCACATGGCAGCTATGTGTTGCAATGGCTGGCTGCTCATACCCCAAAGCCTCTCAGGGAGCTGCAGAATTATTACCCGGTTCTTCAGGAAGCGGCGATTGTTCAATACCGTCGAAATGGCAAAGAGTGGTACGTGCTTCTTGATGGTCCCTTCAATGACAGAAACTCTGCGACCGAAGCTCTGCAGGCAGCTCCCCGGTCTGGCATGATCAACAAGCTGTATCCCTGGACCCGCTCAGTCGCCAGCATCCAGAAACTCGATCTTGTCCGCCCGGATATCACTAACCCGATTCCGGAACAACCAGTCCTGGCAGACCAGTACAACATGCCGGTTGGCTCTCCTCAGCCAGCTGAAACCATGTTTGCCAGTATTGCGCCAGCCTACCCAAGCATGGAACAGGCATCGGATTATTCCTATGAATATCCAGACTACAACACGGTTACACAACCAGAGTCTCACGACTACAACACCAATCCATTTCAACAGCCGATTCAATATAATCAGCAAAAACCAGAGCACCTGAGAGGCTATAAACGCAATACGGAACGACAGTCATCACAACAATATCAACAAGAAAAAGAGTCCGAAAAGGTTCTGGAAGCGCCTCCGGGCAGCTACACCATTCAATGGTTAGCCAGCAGTAAAAGGGAAACGCTTGAACGGACTAAACAGCGTTTTCCTTATCTGGAAGATGCTCAGGTCATTCAGTACCGCAAGCGTGGACGCAACTGGTATGTGCTGGCCAGCCCTGCTTATGGCAGCCTGGCGATGGCAAAACGAGCACTGGAACAGCCAGCCTATGCCCGCATAGCCACCCGGCTTTACCCAAGGGTTCGCCCGGTAGACAGCCTGAGGCAGCTGGTTGCACTAAGCAAACCAGCCCGTCAGGACCAGCGTATTACCGCTTCCCAACATCGTTCACGCCTGTCCAGACAGCCATCAGCATCACCTGCGCAGCCAGTTAGAAATCATCCAGGCAGCCTTCTGCAGAACTCAGATGGCAGTTATACGATTCAGTGGTTTGCAGCTAACAAGCCAGAATCCATTAAAAAAATGAAGCAGCGTTTTCCTGAGCTGGCTTCTGCGATCACGGTTCATTACCGCCGTAACCAGAAAGACTGGTATGTGCTGTTACAGGGGCAGTTCAGCAGTAGCAGTGAAGCACTGTCGATCATAAAGTCGCCGGTTATGCAGGATGCTGTCAGAGTCCTGCATCCATGGACTCGCCCTCTGACCTCCCTGAAAAAGCTGGGTATCCGGGAAACCTGACGTCCTTTATAGTTTTGTAATACCATCATCCTGTCCTCAACGTCATCAGACCAGTAAACTGAACGAATAACTACTTTATAAGAACCCCAAACACATTCGACCGAGGCGAACCATGAACCGCATTATCAAGTTTTTTGTCTTTGTGGTAGCTGGACTGGCCTTAATTGCGATTATCGCCGCCCTTGTCCTTCCCAGAGTACTCGACCCTAACAATTACCGGGATGAAATCAGCCAGCTGGTTTACGATAACACGGGGCTGACGCTCACTATCGACGGGCCTATCGGCTGGTCAGTTTTTCCCTGGCTGGGGCTCTCTCTGCAAGACGTGAATGTCAAAGGCTCCGGGGAAAACCCATTCGCAGAGCTGGGCAAGGCTGAAGTCAGCGTTA from Endozoicomonas sp. NE40 includes:
- the nfsA gene encoding oxygen-insensitive NADPH nitroreductase encodes the protein MNRSVIELLQSHRSIRKFTDQPIDNTLLRQLISAGQSAATSSNLQGVSVIRVRNPQTREAMADLAGGQAYVASAAEFLVFCADLNRSAVCCEKEGQQLADGMTEHFMIATIDVALFAQNVVVAAESEGLGICYIGGIRNNPAKVSELINLPKNVYPVFGLCLGYPDQNPELKPRLPVDMVLMEEEYQPVDEQLLAEYDETMRHYYHQRTKGKLNRVWSQDMSALLGKESRPHMKAFLASKGFKMR
- a CDS encoding DUF4870 domain-containing protein, with product MDEWPPMRDLDPPPGRDEKNIAMLAHLLPLLGFMIPGMNIVVPLLIWLTKRNESAYLDHHGREALNFQISLTLLAAMWFALKMIIVGLFLLPLVPVVVILALMLMIRAGLKASGGNYYHYPFCVRFVN
- the hisH gene encoding imidazole glycerol phosphate synthase subunit HisH — its product is MKTVAVIDYGMGNLHSASKALEHVAGRDTRVVVTCDPGTILQADRIVLPGVGAIRDCMAEIRHKGVDDVVREVVASERPLLGICVGMQVMLDHSEENGGVECLGVMSGNVKFFGRGLKSTTGEKLKVPHMGWSMVDQHQPHALWEGIENNARFYFVHSYHAHAVDDEVAVGRCDYGVNFDVALARDAIFAVQFHPEKSAASGLKLLENFLQWTP
- the hisB gene encoding imidazoleglycerol-phosphate dehydratase HisB, which codes for MSKRTASVERNTLETKIRVDINLDGTGKGQFDTGVPFLEHMMDQIARHGMIDLDIKADGDNHIDDHHTVEDIGITLGQAFTKAIGDKKGITRYGHSYVPLDEALSRVVIDFSGRPGLEFNVDFTRSHIGQFDVDLFYEFFQGFVNHANVTLHIDNLRGRNSHHQIETVFKAFGRALRMALTFDPRMSGQMPSTKGSL
- a CDS encoding SPOR domain-containing protein, translated to MPGRVLFTCKPLSLSVVAALAPLSAPVAEALLLPPKPLALSSSWDCKSNANNDWLCRRDATSDYSQPLEEVARQRKYQPAQAREDYLSANGEPSANRESSTNRGYLPAPEGGQYPPQQEYNPAYPSSSNNSFRNTPYQALYQPAPDYPQPPPARQYRESPVTRLPSEQFLPISHKQPVTFAEAESQNLNRLLNAPHGSYVLQWLAAHTPKPLRELQNYYPVLQEAAIVQYRRNGKEWYVLLDGPFNDRNSATEALQAAPRSGMINKLYPWTRSVASIQKLDLVRPDITNPIPEQPVLADQYNMPVGSPQPAETMFASIAPAYPSMEQASDYSYEYPDYNTVTQPESHDYNTNPFQQPIQYNQQKPEHLRGYKRNTERQSSQQYQQEKESEKVLEAPPGSYTIQWLASSKRETLERTKQRFPYLEDAQVIQYRKRGRNWYVLASPAYGSLAMAKRALEQPAYARIATRLYPRVRPVDSLRQLVALSKPARQDQRITASQHRSRLSRQPSASPAQPVRNHPGSLLQNSDGSYTIQWFAANKPESIKKMKQRFPELASAITVHYRRNQKDWYVLLQGQFSSSSEALSIIKSPVMQDAVRVLHPWTRPLTSLKKLGIRET